A genomic region of Dioscorea cayenensis subsp. rotundata cultivar TDr96_F1 unplaced genomic scaffold, TDr96_F1_v2_PseudoChromosome.rev07_lg8_w22 25.fasta BLBR01002030.1, whole genome shotgun sequence contains the following coding sequences:
- the LOC120257347 gene encoding MDIS1-interacting receptor like kinase 2-like yields the protein MNKEAFRNEIQALTEIRHRNIVRFYGFCSTNKFNFMAYEYMERGSLGTNLRSEQGAMELDWFKRVSIVRDITQALSYLHHDCNPSIVHRDITSNNILLDEECKACVADFGISRLLKPNSSHWSLLAGTYGYMAPELTYVMKVTEKCDIYSFRIVALDVIHGTHPGDLLSNLSLSILVKDMLDSCIPLHNTDQVTTNQVLLVILIAMQCINTVPQARPTMQEVSQRLSSPKSLPAFDNHSYQALTLNHLINIV from the exons ATGAATAAGGAAGCTTTCCgaaatgaaatacaagcatTAACTGAAATTCGGCATCGCAATATTGTGAGGTTTTATGGTTTCTGCTCTACAAATAAATTCAACTTTATGGCATATGAGTATATGGAGAGAGGAAGCCTGGGCACTAATCTAAGATCTGAACAGGGAGCAATGGAGTTAGATTGGTTCAAGAGAGTTAGCATTGTACGAGACATTACCCAAGCTTTATCTTACTTGCATCATGATTGTAATCCATCTATTGTTCATCGAGATATAACGAGCAACAACATTCTTTTGGATGAAGAGTGCAAGGCTTGTGTTGCAGACTTTGGTATTTCTCGATTGCTAAAACCTAATTCTTCACATTGGAGTTTGCTTGCAGGCACATATGGGTATATGGCACCAG AGCTTACCTATGTAATGAAAGTGACTGAAAAATGTGACATATATAGTTTCCGAATTGTAGCACTTGATGTGATACATGGAACGCATCCTGGGGATCTTCTAAGCAACTTATCATTGAGTATACTAGTGAAAGATATGCTAGATTCATGTATTCCCCTTCATAATACCGATCAAGTGACCACAAACCAAGTGCTTTTGGTGATTTTGATAGCAATGCAGTGCATCAACACCGTTCCACAAGCTCGTCCTACAATGCAAGAAGTATCTCAAAGGTTGTCTTCTCCAAAGTCTTTGCCAGCATTTGACAACCATTCTTATCAGGCACTTACACTAAATCACCTCATAAACATTGTGTAA
- the LOC120257344 gene encoding MDIS1-interacting receptor like kinase 2-like, which yields MTKLETFHLSDNSINGSIPCEIGNLVKLIMFSLSDNQITGHIPHSIGSLTKLETFYLYNNHVYGLVPIEMVNLTNLTHLDLSNNHLFGNLPPNLPKGGLLQSLILAENNFQGPIPVSLKNSTMLFRVRLDRNQFTGDISQSFGVHPHLVYIDLSFNRLSGTLSPSWGECLNLTSFKISGNKISGQIPHEIIELPKLHLLDISSNNFVGNIPRDFGKLSYIFQLNMSNNHLTGTIPPEFGGLSLLEVLDMSSNNLRGEIPIQLENCIKLNSLKLSGNQLSGAIPFQLGNLNLHDVLDLSHNLFIGEMPQQLSKLMELRELNLSHNKLVGPIPSSFQSMTGLMSLDLSYNYLEGPVPGSHFFQEAPLEWFIHNKGLCGQVHGLPPCHQSWSTSKGDEEKQHINHYLNCSFDMWHFTYLIFDNWNICIALL from the coding sequence ATGACCAAGCTTGAAACTTTTCACCTATCTGATAATAGCATTAATGGCTCCATTCCTTGTGAGATTGGGAATCTAGTAAAATTGATAATGTTTTCATTATCTGACAACCAAATAACTGGTCACATCCCACATAGCATCGGAAGCCTGACCAAGCTTGAAACTTTTTACCTGTATAACAATCATGTCTATGGCTTAGTACCAATCGAAATGGTGAACCTTACAAATCTAACTCATCTTGACCTATCCAACAACCACCTCTTTGGTAATCTCCCACCAAATCTGCCCAAAGGAGGTTTGCTTCAAAGTCTTATTTTGGCAGAAAATAATTTCCAAGGTCCCATTCCAGtgagtttgaaaaattcaacaatGCTATTCAGGGTGCGTCTTGATAGGAACCAATTCACTGGAGATATCTCTCAAAGCTTTGGTGTTCATCCGCATTTGGTTTATATTGATCTAAGCTTTAACAGATTGTCTGGCACTTTGTCACCGTCTTGGGGAGAATGCCTTAACTTGACAAGCTTTAAAATATCAGGCAATAAAATTAGCGGACAAATACCACACGAAATCATTGAATTGCCGAAGTTGCACCTGCTTGACATCTCTTCTAATAATTTTGTGGGAAATATCCCAAGGGATTTTGGTAAATTATCTTACATATTTCAGTTGAACATGAGCAACAATCATCTCACAGGAACCATACCACCAGAATTTGGGGGTCTATCTTTATTAGAAGTTCTAGATATGTCAAGCAACAATCTGAGAGGAGAAATTCCAATACAGTTGGAGAACTGCATTAAattgaactcactcaagttgaGCGGTAATCAACTAAGTGGAGCGATCCCTTTTCAACTTGGTAATTTGAACTTGCATGATGTTCTAGACTTGAGCCACAATTTATTCATAGGAGAAATGCCACAACAATTAAGCAAGTTAATGGAGTTGCGAGAGTTGAATTTATCACACAATAAATTGGTTGGTCCAATTCCATCTTCTTTTCAATCAATGACAGGGTTAATGTCATTGGATTTATCTTATAATTATTTGGAAGGTCCTGTTCCAGGGAGCCATTTCTTTCAAGAAGCTCCCCTTGAGTGGTTTATCCACAATAAAGGTTTATGTGGCCAAGTTCATGGTTTACCTCCGTGTCATCAATCTTGGTCAACAAGTAAAGGTGATGAAGAGAAACAACATATAAATCATTATCTTAATTGTTCCTTTGATATGTGGCATTTTACTTatcttatttttgataattggaATATATGCATTGCtttattgtaa